The following are from one region of the Ananas comosus cultivar F153 linkage group 20, ASM154086v1, whole genome shotgun sequence genome:
- the LOC109725536 gene encoding filament-like plant protein 7, with translation MEQKTWLWRRKSSEKNVLEKSDLLAKEQEKERALKLERSVQDLNEQLSSARTESDAKDDLLAKQAKVAEEAITGWERAETEALSFKQILDDALQQKEVMEEKIDKLDVALKDCHQQLNVSKEEKEHIINEAAKKISKEQEKLRTLEQKLAETNKKIASLGDENSNLCTIVEMKERLIEELNESKALVEANLAEVSKRLDLTEKGNASLKYEVCMLQKELEIRTEERGYNIKSADAAHKQQLESVKKIAKLEAECQRLRVMVRKRLPGPAALAKMRSEVELLGHDNYMELRSKSANSPKSFASRGFVSENGYEAASLLERLRASEDENKILRESLTKKTSEIEHTSSRLSQIERQLKDLSKGHDCYDHIKSSPRMYEHPLASISEGGGHGDNVSCAESWASALISELEHFRNGKPTTPSSRSIGMSDLSLMDDFVEMEKLAVTYVDNRTLLSAQLPSRDSRSCVTTTARSDFTEEAGKELIPVENLSGYITLENYPSWLQDILRVIIQKHHITQKSIDAIFEDVRSALQKQDLFIRGNSSNALNANGNTPRKPQSASLDSFEGIVDTSASHTETANQLSKSNIEKVVSKLIEQVEGIIRRCKKNNDGQLTVSGSDTVSPKSGALNGYVARAFLWETSELTTVLRHFILVCNNLLYGKADPERFISEVSSTLDWIINHCFSLQDVSDMRESIIKHFGGDENCINEFRAVPNSPSLGKNKLDDHDEIKIKGDKIMPLFYTPNGLCSLFEMDIIESRVKESATNRAIPNIELRRSYCEEKIENGNSGNEAPITQVPESEQRTSNFRAEPEAVKESKLIDENHKLEYTAVKVELNETRKRFSSLKVEVENEISTSESEAVAASKGSPKHIIGQEENQLRTSSEIALASEKLAECQETILNLGKQLKALASPKDAALLEKVMLSPTTARPNRRLQLLDHMLAEDGANFEDPNFPQTKEIICTEPRNQQDSTAENPKPGSLNGRNVHTDDNRISNGSVQATTHPVIANKHTHEGDVEMLALVPKTQRGGTSLLRKLLLRKKESKNTKKLTLPISSFEGKELKGV, from the exons ATGGAACAAAAGACATGGCTTTGGAGGAGGAAATCATCAGAAAAGAATGTCCTCGAAAAATCTGATCTCTTAGCAAAGGAGCAGGAG AAAGAGAGGGCTTTAAAATTAGAGAGATCCGTACAAGACTTAAATGAGCAGTTGTCGTCAGCTCGCACTGAGTCCGATGCAAAAGATGATCTTTTAGCCAAGCAAGCAAAAGTGGCCGAGGAAGCCATCACAG GTTGGGAAAGGGCCGAAACAGAAGCATTATCTTTCAAGCAAATACTTGATGATGCTTTACAGCAAAAGGAAGTTATGGAAGAAAAAATAGACAAGCTAGATGTAGCTCTAAAAGATTGCCATCAACAGTTGAATGTCTCTAAGGAAGAGAAGGAGCACATAATAAATGAAGCTGCAAAGAAAATATCCAAAGAACAAGAAAAACTACGAACTCTCGAACAGAAGCTCGCCGAGACAAACAAGAAGATTGCTAGTTTAGGTGATGAAAATAGTAATCTCTGTACGATTGTTGAGATGAAAGAAAGGTTAATCGAAGAACTAAACGAATCAAAAGCACTCGTTGAAGCAAATTTAGCTGAAGTATCAAAAAGACTTGATTTAACGGAAAAAGGCAATGCCTCTCTTAAGTATGAGGTTTGCATGCTTCAGAAGGAGCTGGAGATTCGGACCGAGGAAAGGGGATATAACATTAAATCAGCCGATGCTGCTCACAAACAGCAGCTAGAAAGCGTAAAAAAGATTGCAAAGCTAGAAGCAGAGTGCCAAAGATTGCGCGTGATGGTCCGGAAGCGACTACCAGGCCCTGCCGCTTTAGCTAAAATGAGAAGTGAGGTTGAACTTCTTGGTCATGACAATTATATGGAACTGAGGAGTAAAAGTGCAAATTCCCCAAAATCTTTTGCATCACGTGGGTTTGTATCAGAAAACGGTTATGAAGCAGCTTCTCTTCTTGAGAGGTTGAGGGCAAGCGAAGATGAAAACAAAATTCTCAGAGAATCATTGACTAAGAAGACCAGTGAAATCGAGCATACATCGTCCAGACTTTCGCAGATTGAGAGACAGCTGAAGGACTTATCGAAGGGACATGATTGCTATGATCACATAAAAAGTAGTCCTAGAATGTACGAACACCCTCTTGCATCAATTTCCGAGGGTGGTGGTCATGGAGATAATGTAAGTTGCGCTGAATCATGGGCTTCTGCTTTGATTTCCGAGCTGGAGCACTTCAGGAATGGAAAGCCAACGACACCATCTTCTAGGAGTATTGGCATGTCCGACTTAAGTTTGATGGATGATTTTGTGGAGATGGAAAAGTTAGCAGTGACATATGTTGATAATAGAACTTTATTATCTGCGCAACTTCCTTCAAGGGACAGTAGATCATGTGTTACCACTACTGCAAGATCTGATTTCACGGAAGAAGCAGGTAAAGAGCTCATCCCCGTTGAGAATCTCTCTGGATACATAACACTTGAGAATTATCCTAGTTGGCTTCAGGATATTTTAAGAGTGATTATTCAGAAGCATCATATTACACAGAAAAGTATAGATGCCATTTTCGAAGATGTCCGAAGTGCACTGCAAAAGCAGGATCTTTTTATTAGAGGAAACTCCTCAAATGCCTTAAATGCTAATGGCAATACTCCTAGGAAACCCCAATCTGCTTCTTTGGATTCATTTGAAGGAATAGTTGATACCAGTGCCTCACATACCGAAACAGCTAACCAGCTTTCCAAATCAAACATAGAAAAGGTGGTATCTAAGTTAATTGAGCAGGTAGAAGGAATCATTCGAAGGTGCAAAAAGAACAATGATGGCCAACTTACGGTATCTGGAAGTGATACAGTAAGTCCAAAATCTGGAGCTTTAAATGGATATGTCGCTCGTGCATTTTTGTGGGAAACTTCTGAACTTACAACTGTCTTACGACACTTTATCCTTGTTTGTAACAATCTGTTATATGGAAAGGCTGATCCTGAAAGATTCATTAGTGAAGTAAGTTCGACCCTAGACTGGATTATCAATCACTGCTTTTCCCTACAAGATGTGTCTGATATGCGAGAAAGTATCATAAAGCATTTTGGGGGGGATGAGAATTGCATTAATGAGTTCAGAGCTGTGCCGAACAGCCCAAGCTTgggtaaaaataaattagatgaCCATGATGAGATCAAGATAAAAGGGGATAAGATAATGCCTTTATTTTATACGCCAAATGGCCTTTGTAGTTTGTTCGAAATGGACATTATTGAATCTAGGGTTAAAGAAAGTGCAACAAACCGTGCGATTCCTAATATAGAATTACGAAGAAGTTATTGTGAGGAGAAGATTGAAAATGGAAATTCTGGGAATGAAGCACCAATTACTCAAGTCCCGGAGTCAGAACAAAGAACATCAAATTTCCGAGCAGAACCTGAAGCAGTGAAGGAATCAAAGTTAATTGATGAAAATCATAAATTAGAGTATACAGCTGTTAAGGTCGAACTAAACGAGACTCGTAAAAGGTTCTCATCCCTGAAAGTTGAAGTGGAAAATGAAATTTCAACTTCAGAAAGTGAAGC TGTTGCTGCTTCTAAAGGGAGTCCCAAACATATTATTGGCCAAGAGGAAAATCAACTTAGAACT AGTTCAGAAATTGCTTTGGCATCAGAGAAACTTGCAGAGTGCCAGGAAACAATCCTAAACCTCGGGAAACAATTGAAAGCCTTGGCATCTCCCAAAGATGCAGCCCTTCTTGAGAAGGTTATGTTGAGCCCGACTACCGCCAGACCAAATCGTAGGCTTCAGTTACTCGATCACATGCTAGCGGAGGATGGTGCCAACTTCGAGGATCCCAACTTCCCTCAAACTAAGGAAATCATATGTACCGAACCACGAAATCAGCAAGATTCCACTGCTGAGAATCCCAAACCAGGATCGCTAAATGGCCGAAATGTCCACACAGATGACAACCGCATCAGCAACGGTTCGGTACAAGCTACAACACATCCAGTAATAGCTAATAAGCACACACATGAGGGTGATGTGGAAATGCTTGCGCTCGTTCCGAAGACACAAAGAGGGGGAACAAGTTTGCTTAGAAAGCTTTTATTGAGGAAAAAGGAGAGCAAGAATACTAAGAAGCTAACACTGCCCATCAGCTCTTTCGAGGGCAAAGAGTTAAAAGGTGTTTAA